A single genomic interval of Carassius carassius chromosome 24, fCarCar2.1, whole genome shotgun sequence harbors:
- the LOC132103529 gene encoding semaphorin-4A-like, whose amino-acid sequence MAGLFRIWMLKVLLLGLIDPSQAFLRPRVSFSQGSSERLLGIYRSSTVKNTSSLLLSTDADTLFVGAQDALLSLDVSQPDSITLKDKLEWTASPQNMKTCTVASKTDCGNYISILQFFNSTHLYVCGTNAYKPQAIIIPASSLSASRDTKDAKNCCPSSSTQRNTATIVDEELYTAAKVGFFGVKVISRCHSRGTRNNLELANVPKLLQDPEFISSTQVASERKILLFFTELGDLTGDLLLNSFIVSRVAQVCTDDNGGSLTLQKRWTSFAKAQLVCQQGEELQFNKLQDIVKLPPTDDESPENTLFYGVFTSQWAVSSGLSAVCAFSLTDIKAAFSGDYKTFDLNGNHWTRQPNVDGKLGKCGLFSDNNRMLNIVKKSFLTEKAVRPVGKKLILSSTEEQYSRLAVQRAQAANGHNYTILYLLTESGFLHKVVFLVKGPHIIEEIQIFKAPQTVKNILLSTSKGVLFIGSSDGVFSVPVSNCSAYPTCAECVLARDPFCGWDSETRVCATVSGLGSNLQQDVESGNVNEQCTEFKNTAATETRIAQFNEVVVLPCQSRSRLAEVTWRFSNNSIVPQCSAFFPYMQWADGSLVFPVTPETVNTYRCVSEELGFKQTITSFTVTLPVMPRSFPSPSHQKPEVTLDSGQGVEIEPIPEDYTTLELDESEPTKIEKTDAFTTSDRSGEKNAWSSHQSTMNMNTAGKDAVCIAQESYYTEMVAFCLLFVICLFVFIAFVVLWRHSMRCNKTTPQKQSKDTKSDNIWQRELE is encoded by the exons ATGGCAGGATTGTTCAGGATCTGGATGCTTAAGGTCCTTCTCTTAGGACTGATAGATCCATCTCAGGCCTTCCTGCGTCCTCGCGTGTCGTTCTCTCAGG gaAGTTCAGAGCGTCTCTTGGGCATCTACCGCAGCTCCACTGTGAAGAACACCAGCTCTCTGCTGCTCAGCACTGATGCTGACACACTGTTTGTTGGTGCTCAAGATGCTCTGCTCTCCCTGGATGTCAGTCAACCTGATAGTATTACACTCAAAGACAAG ttggAATGGACAGCATCTCCACAAAATATGAAAACATGTACAGTGGCCTCAAAGACG GATTGTGGCAACTACATTAGTATTCTGCAATTTTTCAACTCTACACACCTTTATGTCTGCGGGACAAATGCATATAAACCACAAGCCATCATCATT CCAGCAAGTTCTCTGAGCGCCAGCAGAGACACAAAGGACGCCAAAAACTGCTGTCCCTCCAGCTCCACCCAGAGGAACACAGCCACTATTGTTG ATGAAGAGCTGTATACAGCAGCCAAAGTGGGCTTTTTTGGGGTAAAAGTAATTTCTCGCTGTCACAGCAGAGGAACACGCAACAACTTGGAACTTGCAAATGTACCGAAATTGCTACAGG ATCCTGAATTCATAAGTTCAACACAAGTCGCTAGTGAAAGAAAGATCCTGCTGTTCTTTACTGAGCTTGGGGACTTGACTGGAGACTTACTGCTGAACTCTTTTATTGTGTCTCGTGTGGCACAGGTCTGCACG GATGACAATGGAGGAAGTCTTACCTTACAAAAGCGCTGGACATCCTTTGCTAAGGCTCAGCTGGTCTGCCAACAAGGGGAAGAACTCCAGTTCAACAAGCTGCAGGATATTGTCAAGCTTCCCCCAACGGACGATGAGTCTCCAGAAAACACTCTTTTCTATGGGGTCTTTACTTCACAATG gGCAGTTTCATCTGGTCTGTCAGCAGTCTGTGCTTTCAGTCTAACAGAtattaaagcagctttctcagGTGATTACAAGACATTCGATTTGAATGGAAACCACTGGACACGCCAACCAAATGTAGACGGTAAACTCGGCAAG TGTGGATTATTCAGTGACAATAACCGCATGTTAAACATTGTTAAAAAGAGCTTCCTGACTGAAAAAGCTGTGCGTCCTGTTGGGAAGAAACTGATTTTGTCCAGCACAGAAGAGCAGTATAGCCGTCTAGCTGTTCAGAGAGCTCAAGCTGCAAATGGACACAACTACACCATCCTTTACCTGCTCACCG aatctgGCTTTCTTCATAAAGTCGTCTTTCTGGTGAAAGGTCCTCATATCATCGAAGAAATTCAGATTTTTAAGGCACCACAGACTGTGAAAAACATCCTCCTCTCTACCAGCAAg GGTGTGTTGTTCATCGGCTCTTCTGATGGTGTCTTCAGTGTGCCTGTCTCAAACTGCTCAGCTTATCCAACCTGTGCAGAGTGTGTGTTGGCACGTGACCCTTTCTGTGGATGGGACTCAGAGACCAGAGTGTGTGCTACTGTGTCCGGACTTGGGTCTAACCT ACAGCAGGACGTGGAAAGTGGAAATGTCAATGAACAGTGCACAGAGTTCAAAAATACTGCTGCTACAG AGACACGGATTGCACAGTTTAATGAGGTTGTGGTTCTACCGTGTCAGTCTCGGTCCAGATTGGCGGAGGTGACTTGGAGGTTTTCAAACAACAGCATCGTTCCCCAGTGTTCAGCATTTTTCCCGTACATGCAGTGGGCAGATGGCAGTCTTGTCTTCCCCGTCACTCCAGAGACCGTGAACACCTACCGCTGCGTGTCAGAGGAACTGGGCTTCAAGCAAACCATCACCTCCTTCACTGTAACTCTACCTGTCATGCCTCGTTCTTTCCCTTCTCCATCACACCAGAAACCTGAGGTCACCCTGGACTCCGGTCAAGGCGTGGAAATAGAGCCCATCCCTGAGGACTACACAACACTTGAGCTTGATGAATCAGAACCTACAAAAATTGAAAAGACTGATGCATTTACGACATCAGACAGGAGCGGTGAGAAAAATGCTTGGTCTAGTCATCAGTCTACTATGAACATGAACACAGCTGGAAAAGACGCTGTTTGCATTGCACAGGAGAGTTACTACACTGAAATGGTTGCTTTTTGCCTCTTGTTTGTCATTTGTCTCTTTGTATTCATTGCTTTTGTGGTCCTTTGGAGGCACAGCATGAGGTGCAACAAAACCACCCCTCAGAAACAATCTAAAGACACTAAATCAGACAATATCTGGCAAAGAGAACTGGAATAA